CTAAGTCAAATACGATAGGAATTGGCCACAGTATATCATTTGGTAACCTCATTTCATTTACAACTGAGTCAACCTCATTATAGGTCATAAAACCCTTTAACGGTGAGAGAAAGCCATAGGCTATACTTATTATTTCATGTGCTAATTGTCTCTTTACCTCAATTTTTTGTAACTCTCTAAATTCCTTAAATTCCTTAACTCTTTCAATTATTTCAACTCTTCCATGACCTAATAGGTTCACAGGTTACTTTCATTAAGGGGAAGCTTATATATTTAGCTATTTGTGCAAATTTTGCACATATCGAAACACTAAAGTATTAATCTTTATACAGTTATTCTGATGCTAGGCAAAGAGGAGCTAAAGGCTCTAAATGATTATTTTGAGGAGAAGGAGCCATTAGAAGTATTAAAGTGGGGAGTTGAGAAGTTTTATCCTAAAATAGTTCTAGCTTGTAGCTTACAAGCAGAGGATATAGTGATATTGGATATGCTAAGTAGGGTAGTGGAAAAACCAAAGGTTTTCATAATAGATACCGGTAGGCTACATCAAGAAAGTTATGATCTTATAGAAGAAATAACCAAGAAATATAATGCGGATGTTAGGTTATATTTCCCAGATTATAAGGACGTCGAAGATATGGTTAATAAATACGGAATTAATCTATTTTATAAAAGTGTAGAATTTAGGAAAATGTGTTGCGAAATAAGGAAAGTTAGACCTCTTAAGAGAGCATTGGAAGGGATGGAAGCTTGGATAACCGGATTAAGAAGGGAGCAAAACTTTACAAGAGGAGGTATTAAGAAAATTGAGCTAGATGAGGTAAATGGTGGAATAATAAAACTAAACCCATTAGCAGATTGGACATGGGAGCAAGTTTGGGATTACATAAAGAAGAATAATGTGCCTTACAATAAACTTTACGATAAGGGATATAAGAGCATAGGCTGTGTACCTTGTACTAGACCCGTTAAACCGTGGGAACATCCACGAGCAGGTAGATGGTGGTGGGA
The nucleotide sequence above comes from Sulfolobus tengchongensis. Encoded proteins:
- a CDS encoding phosphoadenylyl-sulfate reductase, which encodes MLGKEELKALNDYFEEKEPLEVLKWGVEKFYPKIVLACSLQAEDIVILDMLSRVVEKPKVFIIDTGRLHQESYDLIEEITKKYNADVRLYFPDYKDVEDMVNKYGINLFYKSVEFRKMCCEIRKVRPLKRALEGMEAWITGLRREQNFTRGGIKKIELDEVNGGIIKLNPLADWTWEQVWDYIKKNNVPYNKLYDKGYKSIGCVPCTRPVKPWEHPRAGRWWWEQNSDKECGLHYRKEVK